A stretch of Aerococcus christensenii DNA encodes these proteins:
- a CDS encoding helix-turn-helix domain-containing protein produces the protein MTCSEEIKKIRQKCFLSQEALGRELGVSFSSINRWESGKTKPNMSAMKKIKDFCEVQNIDFSVLEEEWTNTGKDE, from the coding sequence ATGACCTGTTCAGAAGAAATAAAGAAAATTCGTCAAAAATGCTTTCTTTCACAGGAGGCTCTTGGAAGAGAACTTGGTGTGTCTTTTTCCTCTATCAACCGTTGGGAAAGTGGAAAGACCAAGCCTAATATGTCAGCTATGAAAAAAATAAAAGATTTCTGCGAGGTACAGAATATTGATTTCAGTGTATTGGAAGAAGAATGGACTAATACTGGAAAGGATGAATAA